In Candidatus Kaistella beijingensis, a genomic segment contains:
- a CDS encoding VapE domain-containing protein: MVVSIFKNFNEVVENQKIIEVLNDIKTGKYINVITYLRKSLAESKMEAYERAKKSLPAFTPSASFKGGRKLEYLTAYTQIVVLDIDKLTKEQLTNALALAQETPYTYSAFISPSGNGLKIFVKVNSSQENHKEAFITLQKFYEDFLELPIDKSGKDVTRLCFVSYDTDLYFNENATVYPVISTEHLSPYFNQEQGAEPEPPTIASNGFSTEKFSNDYLATYEHCVRFTEKKESYVNGNRNNFVHLLACNLNRKGVPLPMAMGYILSDYNYDAKEVATTVNSAYNNTYEHNKSTLSISPNGEISEQSKSIKSSEDDTDEEEEKPSFIDRLETFLNYRYSFRYNVVSGKLEYKATKATLWKPVTDFVENSVLREILKAKVKCNINTLRNLLRSDYCEQFDPFKNYFDNLSNNEDETDYITELANTITTTKQDLWQVCFKKWFVAMVACVTNDKAINQTVIVFSGKQGVGKTTWIEKLIPKPLKDYMFSGTINPNNKDTLIHLAECMLINLDELENLNRTEIGTLKELITKTHIRMRKAYGHNNETLPRRASFAGSVNTAQFLNDTTGSRRFLCFEVEHIEYTHNIDINQAYAQARQLYKDGFRYWFNQEEIKEINLNNEQYQIRSPEEELLLTWFELADRDTANNFLNTTQIATKLAERAKLNITDGTVMKLGKALKKHGYLRLSKKSGYVYAVKELTWEEVDNQNREKEPPPEPPKPPEQTGLPF, translated from the coding sequence ATGGTAGTAAGTATTTTTAAAAACTTCAATGAAGTGGTAGAGAACCAAAAAATCATTGAGGTATTGAACGACATCAAAACAGGTAAGTATATCAATGTGATAACTTATTTAAGAAAGTCGCTTGCAGAGAGCAAAATGGAAGCATACGAAAGGGCAAAGAAATCTTTGCCCGCTTTCACACCTTCGGCTTCTTTTAAAGGCGGTAGAAAGTTGGAATATCTTACAGCGTACACGCAAATTGTAGTATTGGATATTGATAAACTTACCAAAGAACAGCTTACCAATGCTTTAGCATTGGCACAGGAAACGCCCTACACTTATTCGGCTTTTATCAGTCCATCGGGAAACGGTTTAAAAATCTTTGTCAAAGTCAATTCATCACAAGAAAACCACAAGGAAGCCTTTATAACCCTACAAAAATTCTATGAAGATTTTTTAGAATTGCCTATTGACAAATCGGGCAAAGACGTTACACGCCTTTGCTTCGTGTCTTACGACACGGATTTATATTTCAATGAAAATGCAACCGTATATCCTGTAATTTCAACCGAACATTTAAGCCCCTACTTTAACCAAGAGCAGGGAGCAGAACCCGAGCCGCCAACCATTGCAAGCAATGGTTTTTCTACCGAAAAATTTAGTAATGATTATTTGGCAACGTATGAACATTGCGTAAGATTTACCGAGAAGAAAGAAAGCTATGTAAATGGCAATAGAAACAACTTTGTGCATTTATTGGCTTGCAACCTTAATCGTAAAGGAGTGCCATTGCCTATGGCAATGGGCTATATTCTTTCTGATTATAATTATGATGCAAAGGAAGTAGCAACAACGGTAAACAGTGCCTATAACAACACCTACGAACATAACAAAAGCACCTTATCCATTTCGCCAAATGGCGAAATTTCCGAGCAATCCAAAAGCATAAAATCATCTGAAGATGATACAGACGAGGAAGAAGAAAAACCGAGTTTCATAGACCGATTGGAAACCTTTTTGAATTACCGTTATAGCTTTCGCTATAACGTAGTTTCGGGAAAGTTGGAGTACAAGGCTACCAAAGCTACGCTTTGGAAACCTGTAACGGATTTTGTAGAAAATTCCGTATTGAGAGAAATACTCAAAGCAAAAGTAAAATGTAACATCAACACATTACGCAATTTGTTACGTTCCGATTATTGCGAACAGTTCGACCCATTCAAAAATTATTTTGATAACCTGTCGAACAATGAAGATGAAACCGACTACATCACAGAGCTTGCCAATACTATTACAACGACAAAGCAGGATTTATGGCAGGTATGTTTTAAAAAATGGTTTGTCGCAATGGTGGCTTGTGTAACCAATGATAAAGCAATAAATCAGACCGTAATTGTATTTAGTGGCAAACAAGGCGTAGGAAAAACAACGTGGATAGAAAAGCTGATACCAAAGCCTTTAAAGGATTATATGTTTTCAGGTACAATAAACCCAAACAATAAAGACACCTTGATACATTTAGCGGAATGTATGCTTATCAATTTGGACGAACTCGAAAACTTAAACCGTACCGAAATCGGTACGTTAAAAGAATTGATTACTAAAACACATATCCGTATGCGTAAAGCATACGGACACAACAACGAAACCCTGCCCCGCAGGGCTTCGTTTGCAGGCAGTGTAAACACCGCCCAATTTTTAAATGATACAACAGGTTCGAGGCGTTTCCTGTGTTTTGAAGTGGAACACATCGAGTACACACATAACATTGACATCAACCAAGCGTATGCACAGGCAAGGCAACTCTATAAAGACGGTTTCCGTTATTGGTTCAATCAGGAAGAAATAAAAGAAATCAACCTGAACAACGAACAATACCAAATCCGAAGCCCCGAAGAAGAATTGCTTTTAACGTGGTTTGAATTAGCCGACAGAGATACAGCAAACAATTTTCTGAACACCACACAGATAGCCACCAAATTAGCAGAGCGGGCAAAGCTGAACATCACAGACGGTACAGTTATGAAGTTAGGCAAAGCATTGAAGAAACACGGTTATTTAAGGTTATCCAAAAAAAGCGGTTATGTGTATGCCGTAAAAGAATTGACTTGGGAAGAAGTGGACAATCAAAACAGGGAAAAAGAACCACCACCCGAACCGCCCAAACCACCAGAGCAAACAGGATTACCGTTCTGA
- a CDS encoding DUF6572 domain-containing protein, giving the protein MSVEQIDKVDFISTKPDGNVELTISDHLEWNNRNEHFQILQDKLNSYLNFIESGQLGEEYPNAINKKISIRLIMKFAPDKIAVEFLENCQSIIESENVDFSWKMLNQK; this is encoded by the coding sequence ATGAGTGTAGAACAAATTGACAAAGTTGATTTTATTAGCACAAAACCTGATGGAAACGTTGAGTTGACAATTTCAGACCATCTTGAATGGAACAATAGAAATGAACACTTTCAAATTTTACAAGACAAACTTAACTCCTACCTTAATTTCATTGAAAGCGGACAATTAGGTGAAGAATATCCCAATGCAATAAATAAAAAAATATCTATACGTTTAATCATGAAATTTGCTCCTGACAAAATTGCAGTTGAATTTTTAGAGAATTGCCAAAGCATTATTGAAAGTGAAAATGTAGACTTCTCTTGGAAAATGCTAAATCAAAAATAA
- a CDS encoding helix-turn-helix domain-containing protein yields the protein MEAIILSKDQYTELVARLDEITQRLNAKNEPKKDTFLDNQEFLMLMKISKRTAQTWRDEGRISFSQVGNKIYYKLSDVEKLLQEHYNKAFAKK from the coding sequence ATGGAAGCAATTATTTTATCAAAAGACCAATACACAGAGTTGGTAGCAAGGTTGGACGAAATTACCCAACGCCTTAATGCAAAGAACGAACCTAAAAAGGACACGTTTTTAGACAATCAGGAGTTTTTAATGCTGATGAAAATTTCCAAACGAACCGCCCAGACGTGGCGTGATGAGGGGCGTATTTCATTCTCACAGGTAGGCAACAAAATTTACTACAAACTTTCAGACGTAGAAAAACTATTGCAGGAGCATTACAACAAAGCATTTGCTAAGAAGTAA
- a CDS encoding ankyrin repeat domain-containing protein: MIEKLKILIENKELDKLNKLLTKSPSILDDVDINGASGLQLIAYSGIEEILLLAINLKKNFTFHEAIICGKLDLVKILLEKQNDLLNLHSNDGFTPLSLAAYFNQSEIFIFLLENGASPNLQATNASKVNALHSVIAKDNLELCKLLFQHGADPNIPQIQNVTALHSATHRGNINLVKLLVSNGANINSKMDNGDTAHSIAVKEKRTDIIKYLEAI, encoded by the coding sequence ATGATTGAGAAACTTAAAATATTAATTGAAAATAAAGAATTGGACAAACTCAATAAACTTTTAACAAAATCGCCTAGCATTTTAGATGATGTGGATATTAATGGAGCATCTGGCTTACAATTGATAGCTTACAGTGGAATAGAGGAGATTTTATTATTAGCAATCAATCTCAAGAAGAATTTTACTTTCCACGAGGCAATAATTTGCGGAAAATTGGATTTAGTAAAGATCTTGTTAGAAAAGCAAAACGATTTACTAAACTTACATTCAAATGACGGATTTACTCCTCTTTCTTTAGCCGCTTATTTCAACCAATCAGAAATTTTTATTTTTCTCCTTGAAAATGGTGCTAGTCCTAATTTACAAGCAACAAATGCTTCAAAGGTTAACGCTCTGCATTCTGTTATAGCAAAAGATAATTTGGAGCTATGTAAACTTTTATTTCAACATGGTGCAGATCCCAATATCCCACAAATTCAAAATGTTACAGCATTGCATTCAGCTACCCATAGAGGAAATATAAACTTAGTTAAACTACTAGTTTCAAATGGTGCCAACATTAATTCAAAAATGGACAATGGTGATACTGCACATTCAATTGCTGTTAAAGAGAAAAGAACTGATATTATAAAATATTTAGAAGCCATCTAA
- a CDS encoding S8 family peptidase, which produces MENKNLPIKFFQKRQKDEMGTEAGGGQTIPKWASQGQLREKSEYIKTVLAEVSTSLAEKVKKNNYIPSVVKLKVNGDALAKTYRKEIGNLFNVGKLNIIGVSGEDEVLIKIDNENDLKGILKKFSSVNFELPNYTHQIGISAINNIEEFKPQIDIEEEDEEQVYKVKLFNYGNADLNNILIRSFEKYCRDNNIEFEKAEYSDELNIFRISKVTTDDFDELRDFDGIQLITEMPTYSLTLDELTEENVIEIKQPKEGANYPVVGVLDTGISNIPHLIPWLHNKSFTKYHEDYINKGHGTFVAGVLLYGDNLEGKDYTGFEGCKLFEAIVMPDLSKQKIFEDELIENIREAITDHNEIKIWNLSLGTDREADLYEFSDFAKALDEIQEENNVLICKSAGNCNNFRINAPKSRIAKSADTVRGLVVGSIAHDKLATDYAEKNNSSPFSRIGPGPSNLIKPDVVHFGGNAGLDNTNKLVINPVKSFSSDGSLAKQVGTSFSTPRIAAITAGVHSMLSEEFNPLLLKALVIHSAKYPEEMRMTIAEKIDAAGFGMPSNINDILFNQPNEITLILQDNIEKGSFIDILDFPFPQSMIDDEGYFYGELTVTLVTSPILEVSQGAEYCQSNIDVYLGSYDEKIEKDITQPRVKNPIGADGRQNVLATSVYSKKAMKDFETSFASERMLLSYGDKFQPVKKWSVNFDDFTPTNKDKFLKAPKNWYLKLEGLFRHFTESKCEIQKTVPSQEFCLVITIKDTKKRGNIYNEVTQLLNNFSFVHSNVKIREEVRIRLNG; this is translated from the coding sequence ATGGAAAATAAAAATTTGCCAATTAAATTCTTTCAGAAAAGACAGAAAGATGAAATGGGAACAGAAGCTGGCGGAGGTCAAACAATCCCTAAATGGGCTTCTCAAGGACAGTTAAGAGAGAAATCAGAGTATATTAAAACAGTCTTGGCAGAAGTTTCCACTTCATTAGCCGAAAAAGTTAAAAAGAACAACTATATACCTTCAGTAGTAAAACTAAAGGTAAATGGCGATGCTTTAGCTAAAACCTACAGAAAAGAAATTGGTAATCTTTTCAATGTTGGTAAGCTGAATATAATTGGTGTGAGCGGTGAAGATGAAGTATTGATTAAAATCGACAACGAAAATGACCTAAAAGGCATTTTAAAAAAATTCTCAAGTGTCAATTTTGAACTTCCAAATTATACTCATCAAATAGGTATTTCAGCGATTAATAACATAGAAGAATTTAAACCTCAAATTGACATTGAGGAAGAAGATGAAGAGCAAGTATATAAAGTAAAACTATTCAATTACGGCAATGCCGATTTGAACAATATCCTTATCAGAAGTTTCGAAAAGTACTGTAGAGACAACAATATTGAATTTGAAAAAGCTGAATATTCAGACGAATTAAACATTTTCAGAATTAGCAAGGTAACTACCGATGATTTTGACGAATTGCGTGACTTTGACGGCATTCAGCTAATTACAGAAATGCCTACTTATAGCCTGACCTTAGATGAATTGACAGAAGAAAATGTTATTGAAATAAAACAGCCAAAGGAAGGTGCGAATTATCCAGTTGTAGGAGTTCTTGATACAGGGATTTCAAACATTCCACACCTTATTCCTTGGCTGCACAATAAAAGTTTCACCAAATATCACGAAGATTATATTAATAAAGGACACGGTACTTTTGTAGCTGGCGTTTTGTTATACGGCGATAATTTGGAAGGTAAAGACTACACTGGTTTTGAAGGGTGTAAATTGTTTGAAGCCATAGTAATGCCTGATTTGAGTAAACAAAAAATATTTGAGGACGAATTAATTGAAAACATTAGGGAAGCAATCACTGACCATAATGAAATAAAAATATGGAATTTATCTCTTGGGACGGACAGAGAAGCCGATTTATATGAATTTTCAGATTTTGCAAAGGCATTAGATGAAATTCAAGAAGAAAACAATGTTTTGATATGCAAATCTGCAGGCAATTGTAATAATTTTAGAATTAATGCACCAAAAAGCAGAATAGCCAAATCTGCCGATACAGTTAGAGGACTTGTAGTTGGTTCTATTGCTCACGACAAGTTGGCTACAGATTACGCCGAGAAAAACAATTCATCTCCTTTTTCAAGAATTGGCCCAGGACCATCAAATTTGATAAAACCTGATGTTGTTCATTTTGGTGGAAATGCTGGTTTAGATAACACCAACAAACTTGTTATTAACCCTGTTAAATCTTTCTCTTCAGATGGAAGTTTAGCAAAACAAGTGGGAACCAGTTTTTCTACACCTCGTATTGCGGCTATAACGGCAGGCGTTCATTCAATGTTAAGTGAAGAGTTTAACCCTCTTCTTTTGAAAGCACTTGTAATACATTCTGCAAAGTATCCAGAAGAAATGAGAATGACCATTGCAGAAAAAATTGATGCAGCAGGATTTGGAATGCCATCAAATATCAACGATATTTTGTTTAATCAACCCAATGAAATTACATTAATCCTCCAAGACAACATAGAGAAAGGTTCTTTCATTGATATTCTTGATTTTCCATTTCCACAAAGTATGATAGATGACGAAGGATATTTTTATGGAGAACTTACCGTAACACTTGTAACCTCTCCTATTTTGGAAGTATCACAAGGAGCTGAATATTGCCAATCGAATATTGATGTCTATTTAGGAAGCTATGATGAAAAAATTGAAAAAGATATAACTCAACCAAGGGTTAAAAACCCAATTGGAGCAGATGGAAGGCAAAATGTTTTAGCAACAAGCGTTTACAGTAAAAAGGCTATGAAGGATTTTGAGACTTCGTTTGCAAGTGAAAGAATGCTGCTATCTTATGGGGATAAATTCCAACCTGTAAAAAAATGGAGTGTAAATTTTGATGATTTCACACCAACTAATAAAGATAAGTTTTTAAAAGCACCTAAGAATTGGTACTTGAAACTTGAAGGACTTTTCAGGCATTTTACGGAAAGTAAGTGTGAAATTCAAAAAACCGTTCCGAGCCAAGAATTTTGTTTGGTCATAACAATTAAGGACACAAAAAAAAGAGGAAATATTTACAATGAAGTTACGCAGCTCTTGAACAATTTTAGTTTCGTTCATAGCAACGTAAAAATAAGAGAAGAAGTAAGAATTAGATTAAATGGATAA
- a CDS encoding DUF5675 family protein encodes MRTKILRVAEGKQSTLSQLYIDDVFQCYLLEDKIRAVKIPKQTAIPTGNYTLRLNTWGGMNAEYRQKFPKLHKGMIEINGLPNFSFVYIHIGNTYTHTAGCPLCGFGFELVNGDYQVLRSNDAYQMIYPKLLAIAQSERKGISIENNFQF; translated from the coding sequence ATGAGAACAAAAATTTTAAGAGTAGCCGAAGGCAAGCAAAGTACATTGAGCCAATTATATATTGATGATGTGTTTCAGTGCTACCTTTTAGAAGACAAGATAAGAGCCGTAAAAATTCCGAAGCAAACCGCAATCCCAACAGGAAACTACACGCTAAGGCTGAACACCTGGGGTGGAATGAATGCCGAGTATCGGCAGAAATTCCCAAAGCTCCATAAAGGTATGATTGAAATAAACGGCTTACCGAATTTCAGTTTTGTGTATATCCACATCGGGAACACGTACACCCATACGGCAGGTTGTCCGCTTTGTGGTTTCGGTTTCGAGCTTGTGAATGGCGATTATCAAGTGTTGCGAAGCAACGATGCTTACCAAATGATTTATCCAAAACTTTTGGCTATTGCCCAAAGTGAGCGTAAGGGTATCAGCATTGAAAACAATTTCCAATTTTAA
- a CDS encoding YegP family protein has translation MSKYIIRKTSNGQYWWVLKAPNGETLLTSETYTTKQNCQGGIASSKVSVADANFRRLTSVRNEPYFTQNSNNYQVLGTSEMYSSTYNRDNGIEAVKRYAPNAVIEDLS, from the coding sequence ATGTCAAAGTACATTATTCGTAAAACGTCCAACGGACAATATTGGTGGGTTTTAAAAGCTCCAAATGGAGAAACCCTATTAACAAGTGAAACTTATACTACAAAGCAAAACTGCCAAGGCGGTATTGCGAGCAGTAAAGTTAGTGTTGCTGATGCTAACTTTAGACGATTGACATCGGTAAGAAATGAACCTTATTTTACTCAGAACTCTAATAACTACCAAGTATTGGGAACGAGTGAAATGTATTCATCAACCTACAATCGAGACAATGGTATAGAAGCCGTAAAGCGATATGCTCCAAACGCAGTAATTGAAGATTTATCTTAA
- a CDS encoding AAA family ATPase: protein MYTEILRIIEGGLNKDTKKVLNYSKTLAEKLDGDGNQKLAKLILKTIDKGPATTVTMDELLTTPVDQESRLSIVDVEVPSKEKNLIVLPQLVENKISDFINLVKHQNELIRSGIETSNTLLLFGKPGVGKTSVARYISESTGLPLVIARFDAIVSSLLGNTAKNIRKIFEFAENKPCILFLDEFDAIAKARDDQYELGELKRVINSLLQNIDVFAKNNILIAATNHPEILDKAIWRRFNTVIEIGAPQENEIEELIKNFVDDFKTDFINDEKKKDRLVKLFEGKTPSDIKAVINNAKAHTIIHNSDTLSYEDVIIELYEFNNNGNITIEKLVEFLNENGVPQATIAERMKVSLRQIRNYLNKQA, encoded by the coding sequence ATGTACACGGAAATACTAAGGATAATTGAAGGCGGACTGAATAAAGACACTAAAAAGGTTTTAAATTATTCTAAAACGCTTGCTGAAAAGCTAGATGGAGATGGTAACCAAAAGTTGGCTAAGCTTATCCTTAAGACTATAGATAAAGGTCCCGCTACAACAGTGACTATGGATGAATTACTTACAACGCCTGTTGACCAAGAAAGTCGTCTAAGTATTGTTGATGTAGAAGTTCCGTCGAAAGAGAAGAATTTAATCGTTCTACCTCAACTTGTAGAGAACAAGATTAGCGATTTTATTAATCTCGTAAAACATCAAAACGAATTGATTAGAAGTGGTATAGAAACGTCTAATACATTATTGCTATTTGGAAAGCCTGGAGTTGGAAAAACAAGCGTTGCAAGATATATTTCTGAAAGTACCGGATTACCTCTTGTAATAGCAAGATTTGATGCAATCGTTTCTTCACTTTTGGGAAATACAGCTAAGAACATCAGAAAAATATTTGAGTTTGCTGAAAACAAACCTTGCATTCTATTTCTTGATGAATTTGATGCAATTGCTAAAGCAAGGGATGACCAATATGAGTTAGGAGAATTAAAAAGGGTTATTAATAGCTTGCTTCAAAACATTGATGTCTTTGCTAAAAACAATATACTTATTGCAGCAACCAATCATCCAGAAATTTTAGATAAAGCAATTTGGAGAAGATTTAATACTGTTATCGAAATTGGTGCTCCTCAAGAAAATGAAATTGAAGAGCTTATTAAAAACTTTGTTGATGATTTCAAAACCGATTTCATAAACGATGAAAAAAAGAAAGACAGATTAGTGAAACTTTTTGAAGGGAAAACACCATCAGATATAAAAGCTGTCATTAACAATGCAAAAGCACATACAATTATTCATAACAGTGATACCTTATCTTATGAAGATGTTATTATTGAACTATACGAATTTAATAATAATGGAAATATTACTATTGAAAAGCTTGTTGAGTTCCTAAATGAGAATGGAGTACCACAAGCAACTATTGCCGAACGTATGAAAGTATCATTAAGACAAATAAGAAACTATTTAAACAAACAAGCCTAA
- a CDS encoding helix-turn-helix domain-containing protein, with the protein MIFKKHIPKTPLDNYVDSICYIEGNNKGTGLPKIAMSLVFNLEDNFKLFTTKHFDNHIDYKRHWLAGLQTKPTNVESYGTSKMLVIQFKALGAFIFLNDPLHYYTNNYVTLDNIFNNEADEIWEQLQEADSLTEQFLIIENFLYRKLLTNKFPNQKLISTIEILLSKSNPISINQICNKLKISRKHLNHLSKEFAGVSPKTLSSLNRLQNTLKTISGSPTEKLTNVAYELEYFDQAHFINDFKKFTDLTPNEYANLVEKTQSLKIAPHFIPFQ; encoded by the coding sequence ATGATATTTAAAAAACATATACCAAAAACACCACTTGACAACTATGTAGACAGTATATGTTACATTGAAGGCAATAACAAAGGAACAGGACTTCCTAAAATTGCAATGAGTTTAGTTTTCAACCTTGAAGACAATTTTAAACTATTCACAACCAAGCATTTTGACAATCATATTGATTACAAGCGACATTGGCTTGCAGGACTTCAAACCAAACCGACTAATGTAGAAAGTTACGGAACAAGTAAAATGTTGGTTATTCAATTCAAAGCATTAGGTGCTTTTATTTTCCTTAATGACCCTTTGCACTATTACACGAACAACTATGTAACACTTGACAATATTTTTAACAATGAAGCAGACGAAATTTGGGAACAACTTCAAGAAGCAGACTCTTTGACAGAACAATTCCTAATTATTGAAAATTTTCTGTACCGCAAATTATTGACAAATAAGTTTCCTAATCAAAAACTGATTTCAACAATAGAAATATTGCTATCTAAATCAAATCCAATTTCTATTAATCAAATTTGTAACAAACTGAAAATTTCTCGAAAACATTTAAACCATCTATCAAAAGAGTTTGCAGGTGTTTCACCAAAAACTTTATCATCATTAAACAGACTTCAAAACACATTAAAAACCATTAGTGGTTCACCGACAGAAAAACTTACTAATGTTGCTTACGAATTAGAATATTTTGACCAAGCTCATTTCATAAACGACTTTAAAAAATTTACAGACTTGACTCCTAATGAATACGCAAATCTTGTTGAGAAAACACAATCTCTTAAAATAGCCCCTCATTTTATTCCATTTCAGTAA
- a CDS encoding DUF6943 family protein produces the protein MKAVKIFTYNPKNPQSEFEFYALCKGLNSGKPLDIPCPNCFVISCRNVEEMDIYRSLLFGLWQTKSFHQFLIGSVIPYIRIGDFKSFVFEQVTHLKGKEKAFKKDVQNSKVLEQKERQLYEQLRLISELKRIYIARHLKR, from the coding sequence ATGAAAGCCGTTAAAATCTTTACTTACAACCCGAAAAATCCGCAATCGGAATTTGAATTTTATGCTCTTTGTAAGGGCTTAAATAGTGGTAAGCCGTTAGATATACCTTGCCCGAATTGCTTTGTTATTTCCTGCCGTAATGTGGAGGAAATGGACATTTACCGCAGTCTATTATTTGGTTTGTGGCAAACAAAATCATTTCATCAGTTTTTAATCGGTTCGGTCATTCCTTACATTCGGATAGGGGATTTTAAAAGCTTCGTTTTTGAACAGGTAACCCATTTGAAAGGAAAAGAAAAGGCATTTAAAAAAGACGTTCAAAATTCCAAAGTATTAGAGCAGAAAGAACGGCAGTTATACGAGCAGTTGCGTTTAATTTCAGAATTGAAACGCATTTACATTGCAAGGCATTTAAAGCGGTAG
- a CDS encoding ATP-binding protein: MKIKTKLTLGVGLLFAMIAFLTVLSATHINKLSNDAKNILADNYNTVDYCRQMLNALNSDIHNPEQQKKFRQSLEKQTRTITEVGEQEITDKIKQDFALIVNSPDDSSLLRMIQKDITDVMLLNMQAIQRKNEVAEKTADKAILWIAVTGTFCFIIAFTLLINLPSNIANPIRELTESIKEIAAKNYSRRVHFEEHNEYGDLAKSFNTMAKKLEEYSNSSIERLMMAKTRIETLINNMSEPVIGLDEKHTILFMNDIALKIAGLQKDNVIGVPIKNIAKHNDLIKNLIQDLPEKETADKKQKSFPIKIYADNKESYFEKEIIPILITPTGEKEEKHIGNVILLQNITPYKELDFAKTNFLATVSHELKTPISSIQMSLQLLENKKVGELNREQQSLLHSINDDTGRLLKITGELLNMTQVESGTIQISVVPSEAKEIVEYAVNATKAAAEQKQIKFKIKIADNLPQVLADNEKTAWVLTNLLSNAIRYSYDNSIISIDVKATDNKVRFSVTDTGQGISPQYIDKIFDRYFRIPGTKKEGTGLGLSISKEFIQAQGGEISVKSDLGAGSTFTFSLNSLQSNNNISST; this comes from the coding sequence ATGAAAATAAAAACGAAGCTAACATTAGGTGTCGGACTCCTGTTTGCAATGATAGCATTTCTTACTGTATTAAGTGCAACCCACATAAATAAGCTATCTAATGATGCTAAGAATATACTGGCAGATAATTACAATACTGTAGATTATTGTCGCCAGATGCTCAATGCACTGAACAGTGATATTCATAACCCTGAACAACAAAAGAAATTCAGGCAAAGCCTGGAAAAACAAACGAGGACCATCACAGAAGTTGGAGAACAGGAAATTACGGACAAGATTAAACAGGATTTTGCACTCATAGTAAATTCTCCGGATGATAGTTCCTTGCTCCGGATGATACAGAAAGACATTACCGATGTAATGCTACTGAATATGCAGGCAATACAGCGAAAAAACGAGGTAGCAGAAAAAACGGCTGATAAGGCTATTTTATGGATTGCTGTTACAGGGACATTTTGTTTTATAATAGCGTTCACCCTTCTGATAAATCTGCCTTCAAACATTGCTAATCCTATCCGGGAACTAACGGAAAGCATCAAAGAGATTGCTGCAAAAAACTACTCCAGAAGAGTACATTTTGAAGAACATAATGAATACGGTGATTTAGCTAAATCATTCAATACTATGGCGAAAAAGCTGGAAGAATACAGTAATAGTAGCATTGAAAGGTTGATGATGGCAAAAACACGTATCGAAACCCTTATTAACAATATGAGTGAGCCGGTTATTGGTTTGGATGAGAAACACACTATTTTATTTATGAATGACATCGCATTAAAAATAGCAGGTTTACAGAAAGATAATGTAATTGGCGTACCCATCAAAAACATTGCAAAACATAATGACCTTATAAAAAACTTGATACAAGATTTGCCCGAAAAAGAAACAGCCGATAAAAAACAAAAATCATTCCCTATAAAAATTTATGCCGACAATAAAGAAAGTTATTTTGAAAAGGAGATTATACCTATTCTGATTACACCCACAGGTGAGAAAGAAGAAAAACATATAGGAAACGTAATTCTCTTACAAAACATCACTCCTTATAAAGAATTGGATTTTGCTAAAACAAATTTTTTAGCCACTGTTTCTCACGAACTGAAGACCCCTATTTCATCTATACAAATGAGTTTGCAATTACTTGAAAATAAGAAGGTTGGTGAATTAAATAGAGAACAGCAAAGTCTTTTACACAGCATCAACGATGATACAGGACGATTACTGAAAATTACAGGAGAATTACTGAATATGACACAAGTTGAGAGTGGCACTATTCAAATAAGTGTTGTTCCGTCTGAAGCCAAAGAAATTGTAGAATATGCTGTAAATGCCACCAAAGCAGCAGCCGAACAAAAGCAAATCAAATTTAAAATAAAAATAGCCGATAATTTGCCACAAGTGCTTGCCGATAACGAAAAAACCGCTTGGGTATTGACTAATTTGCTTTCCAATGCCATTCGTTATTCTTATGATAATTCAATTATTAGTATTGATGTTAAAGCGACAGATAATAAGGTGCGCTTCTCCGTCACAGATACAGGTCAAGGAATTTCACCACAATATATTGACAAAATATTTGACCGATATTTCCGCATACCTGGCACAAAAAAGGAGGGTACAGGATTAGGTCTAAGCATCAGCAAAGAGTTTATTCAGGCACAGGGCGGTGAAATCTCTGTAAAAAGTGATTTAGGAGCAGGGAGCACTTTTACTTTTTCATTAAACAGCCTGCAAAGCAATAATAATATCAGTTCCACATAG